In Glandiceps talaboti chromosome 6, keGlaTala1.1, whole genome shotgun sequence, one DNA window encodes the following:
- the LOC144436399 gene encoding neutral amino acid transporter 9-like → MEDDERKPLLSVQIDYDEFGPNTPTSLTSPGYSSTPRGQYPENRLRSPSKSSLPRLSSADSHLGRSPSHGSFSDPNGQLSKASSTDERKTRKPFHYSPSTSSLSGVGQDQQASVTYNRHRYYSKLSPPQDDTLRIPDHIIPPTFFLLLPIRQTEQGKQSSIITIFSVWNTMMGTSLLSMPWAIGQAGFVLGIIILISMAGLTLYTCYRVVKSIDNVEHRGEVLEFSDVCKHYLGKWGEYCSVFFSLSALLGAMIVYWVLLSNFLYHSVKFIHDEVTHVNMSGSVNVTNGTICPSHTHASTHSLHQSLANLTSYTANTALSAVSKTNGTEESVFNKVWQQTLSVPFFLVIILGPLLNFKSPTFFTKFNALGTVCVTFILAFVTIKGVNWGINMDFQHVSYISYVPKASVCFPALTGTLALALFIHNCVLSIVRNQRNPENNGRDLSIAYFLVAMTYTWVGVIFYMSFPQRKSCIESNLLDNFPSNDILAFVARICLFLQMVTVFPLLIYIFRLQFMHTLFGAVYPGFLHVFLLNMCILALCVIFAIFLPQIGTIIRFSGAFCGLAYVFALPCLVHMLYLRQTKRLSWLSALVHSFIILLGVANFVGQFAIMNEEKH, encoded by the exons ATGGAAGATGATGAAAGGAAACCCCTTCTTTCAGTTCAGATTGACTATGACGAATTCGGGCCAAATACACCGACGTCGCTAACTTCTCCCGG GTATTCTAGCACCCCTCGAGGGCAGTATCCTGAGAACAGACTCCGCAGTCCTAGTAAAAGTTCCTTACCAAGACTATCGTCTGCTGATAGTCACTTAGGCCGTTCACCCAGTCATGGAAGTTTCTCTGACCCCAATGGTCAGCTGTCTAAGGCTTCCAGTACAGATGAAAGAAAAACTAG GAAGCCATTTCATTACTCACCCAGTACATCATCATTAAGTGGAGTAGGACAAGATCAGCAAGCCTCTGTTACTTACAATCGCCATAGATACTACAGTAAATTGAGTCCTCCTCAGGATGATACATTG cGGATACCTGATCACATCATACCACCAACGTTCTTTTTACTTCTCCCAATACGTCAGACTGAACAAGGCAAACAGTCCAGTATTATAACCAT ATTTTCAGTGTGGAATACAATGATGGGTACATCATTACTAAGTATGCCATGGGCTATCGGTCAAGCTGGCTTTGTCTTAGGAATTATCATCCTGATATCAATGGCTGGacttacattgtacacatgTTATAGGGTAGTAAAGTCAATTGATAATGTTG AACACCGAGGTGAGGTCCTAGAGTTTTCTGACGTCTGCAAACATTATCTTGGTAAATGGGGAGAATACTGCAGCGTATTTTTCTCATTGTCAGCATTGCTTGGAGCTATGATTGTCTATTGGGTTCTGCTCTCCAATTTCTTGTACCACTCTGTGAAATTTATTCATG aTGAAGTCACCCATGTCAATATGTCAGGATCTGTTAATGTTACCAATGGCACAATTTGTCCTAGTCACACTCATGCTTCAACTCATTCGCTCCATCAGTCCCTAGCTAATTTAACAAGTTATACTGCCAACACAGCTTTATCAGCTGTTAGCAAAACAAATG GTACAGAGGAAAGTGTGTTCAATAAAGTATGGCAGCAGACATTGTCTGTACCTTTCTTTTTAGTCATTATTTTAGGTCCACTCCTCAACTTCAAGTCTCCaacattttttacaaaatttaatgcACTAG GAACAGTGtgtgttacatttattttagcCTTTGTTACTATAAAAGGTGTAAATTGGGGAATAAATATGGATTTCCAACATGTctcatatatttcatatgttcCAA AAGCCTCAGTGTGTTTTCCGGCTTTGACGGGAACACTTGCCCTGGCACTCTTCATTCATAATTGTGTTTTGTCTATTGTAAGAAACCAACGGAACCCTGAAAACAAT GGTCGTGACCTGAGCATAGCCTACTTCTTGGTAGCCATGACGTATACATGGGTTGGAGTGATTTTTTACATGTCTTTTCCCCAAAGAAAAAGCTGTATAGAATCT AATCTCCTTGACAACTTTCCAAGTAATGACATCTTGGCATTTGTTGCAAGAATATGTTTATTTCTTCAAATGGTTACAGTGTTTCCATTGCTCATATACATATTTCGACTCCAGTTCATGCACACATTGTTTGGAGCTGTGTATCCAGG GTTTCTACATGTCTTTCTACTCAACATGTGTATTCTAGCTCTTTGTGTTATATTTGCTATTTTCCTACCACAGATAGGAACTATTATAAG ATTTTCTGGGGCATTTTGTGGATTGGCGTATGTCTTTGCACTACCATGTCTGGTCCATATGCTGTACTTAAGACAAACAAAGAGATTATCGTGGCTGTCAGCCCTTGTACACTCCTTTATAATTCTCCTAGGTGTTGCCAATTTTGTTGGACAGTTTGCTAttatgaatgaagaaaaacactGA
- the LOC144436099 gene encoding phosphoglucomutase-1-like: MPLRCIAVQTKPFEGQKPGTSGLRKPVTAFKQPQYTENFVQATLSAMGGTQEGATLVVGGDGRFYMKEASQMIVRMAAANKVKRVIIGQNGLFSTPAVSCIIRKRQAAGGIILTASHNPGGPNGDFGIKFNTSNGGPAPESFTNKIFELTTKLDEYFTCPDLKADLKTIGIQEFDVDGRNFTVEVVDPVEDYLVMMKEIFDFDAIKQLFAGGLRIVINSMHGVMGPYAQRIFCQELGAPEDSAINCVPKEDFGGHHPDPNLTYAADLVDLMRQGIHGFGAAFDGDGDRNMILGKNGFFVTPTDSVAVIGANAKCIPYFQRTGVKGLARSMPTGGALDRVAKLEGIELFEVPTGWKFFGNLMDADRLSLCGEESFGTGSDHIREKDGLWAVLAWLSILASRKLTVEEILTDHWKKYGRNFFTRYDYENVDAPPANQMMTNLRQMVADPGYKGKEYTYGDKCYKVDKADDFCYTDPIDGSVSQKQGVRIIFEDGSRAIFRLSGTGSVGATVRLYIDSFEQDTAKHQLDAQVVLKPLVEIALQLSQLRELTGRQEPTVIT; this comes from the exons ATGCCACTGAGGTGTATTGCCGTTCAAACGAAGCCCTTCGAAGGGCAAAAACCTGGAACCAGCGGGCTCCGCAAACCGGTGACTGCCTTCAAACAACCCCAGTACACGGAGAATTTCGTGCAGGCCACCCTGTCGGCGATGGGAGGAACGCAAGAAGGGGCCACTCTCGTTGTTGGCGGCGATGGTCGCTTTTACATGAAAGAAGCCAGTCAAATGATCGTGCGGATGGCTGCTGCAAATAAG GTCAAAAGGGTTATCATTGGtcaaaatggtttattttctACTCCTGCTGTATCTTGCATCATCCGTAAACGCCAAGCAGCTGGTGGTATAATCCTAACTGCTAGTCATAATCCTGGTGGCCCAAATGGAGATTTTGGAATCAAATTCAATACTTCAAATGGAG GTCCAGCTCCAGAAAGCTTCACTAATAAAATTTTTGAGTTGACAACAAAACTTGATGAGTACTTTACCTGTCCTGACCTAAAGGCTGACCTTAAAACTATTGGTATTCAAGAATTTGATGTAGACGGACGCAACTTTACAGTGGAAGTTGTTGACCCTGTGGAAGATTACTTAGTCATGATGAAAGAAATCTTTGATTTTGATGCTATAAAACAACTCTTTGCTGGTGGTTTGAGAATTGTTATCAATTCTATGCATGGAG TGATGGGTCCCTATGCCCAGCGGATCTTTTGCCAGGAGCTAGGGGCACCAGAGGATTCAGCAATTAACTGTGTACCTAAAGAAGATTTTGGAGGCCACCATCCTGACCCTAATCTGACATATGCTGCTGACTTAGTAGACCTTATGAGACAAGGAATTCATGGGTTTGGTGCTGCATTTGATGGAGATGGT GATCGCAACATGATTCTTGGTAAAAATGGTTTCTTTGTGACTCCAACCGATTCTGTAGCTGTGATTGGTGCCAATGCTAAATGTATCCCATATTTTCAGAGAACTGGGGTCAAAGGTCTAGCCCGTAGCATGCCAACTGGTGGTGCTCTAGACAG GGTTGCAAAACTGGAAGGAATAGAATTATTTGAGGTTCCCACTGGATGGAAGTTCTTTGGTAATCTAATGGATGCAGATAGATTATCATTGTGTGGTGAGGAGAGTTTTGGTACAGGTAGTGACCACATCAGAGAGAAAGATGGATTGTGGGCTGTATTGGCATGGCTATCTATTTTAGCTTCAAGAAAACTCACTGTTGAAGAAATACTTACTGATCACTGGAAAAAATATGGACGAAATTTCTTTACAAG GTATGACTATGAGAATGTGGATGCTCCTCCAGCCAATCAGATGATGACAAACTTACGACAAATGGTGGCTGACCCAGGTTACAAAGGAAAAGAATATACTTATGGAGATAAATGCTACAAAGTAGACAAAGCTGATGATTTCTGTTACACCGATCCCATTGATGGCAGTGTATCCCAGAAACAG GGTGTACGAATCATTTTTGAGGATGGTTCAAGGGCGATATTCAGATTAAGTGGTACAGGTAGTGTTGGTGCTACTGTACGTCTCTACATTGATAGTTTTGAACAGGATACAGCCAAACACCAACTAGATGCCCAG GTTGTGTTGAAACCATTGGTAGAGATAGCTTTACAGCTAAGCCAGCTGAGAGAGTTGACCGGACGTCAGGAACCTACCGTTATCACATAG